The DNA window CCGCGGTTTATCCGCCGCCGACGATCGGTTAAACCCGGAACGGTGAGGTTGACGCCGACGATCAGCAACGCGCAAGCGCGGCCGACGCCCAACCTGCCGACCAGGCTCCGTGCCGGACCGCCCCGTCACCGCCGAGGACAGCGCGGACGCCGAAAACCTTGCGGCCGAAGAGAATCGAGCCGCCTAGCGGAGTATCAGGTGCCCGTCCACTTGGGTGGGCGCTTCTCCGCGAAGGCGATGGCGCCTTCCTTGGCGTCATTGGAGGAGAACACCGGGGCCAGCAGTTTGTTCTGCTCGGCGAACATGTCCTCTGGGCTCCAGCCGCGGGACTCGACGATGATCCGCTTGGTGGCGGCCACCGCGAGCGGCCCGTTGGCCGCGATCCGTTCGGCCAGGTCGATCGCGGCGTCCAGCGCGCCGCCGGGCTCGGCCAGCACGTTGACCATGCCCAGCGCATGCGCGCGCTCGGCGCTCAGGTTCTCACCGGTCAGTGCCAGCTCCATGGCGATCGCGGACGGGATGCGCTGCGGCAGCCGCAGCAACCCTCCACCGCCGGCGACCAGCCCACGCTTGACCTCCGGAATGCCGAACGCCGAGTCCTTCGAGGCCACGATCAGGTCGGTGGCCAGCGCCAGTTCGGTGCCGCCGGCGAGCGCGTAGCCCTCGACCGCCGCGATCAGCGGCTTGACCGGGGGACGCTCGGTGAAGCCCATGCCGCGGCCCTCGACGATGGGGAGCTCACCGCGGGCGAAGGCTTTGAGATCCATCCCCGCGCAGAACGAGCCACCCGCCCCGGTGAGGATACCCACCGAAAGGCCGGTCTCGTTGTCGAGCCGATCCACGGCGGCGGCCAGGCCATTGGCCACCGCGGAGTTGACCGCGTTCTTGGCCTTCG is part of the Mycobacterium mantenii genome and encodes:
- a CDS encoding crotonase/enoyl-CoA hydratase family protein — encoded protein: MSSGNQEGGTEEPEVLVEQRDRILIITINRPKAKNAVNSAVANGLAAAVDRLDNETGLSVGILTGAGGSFCAGMDLKAFARGELPIVEGRGMGFTERPPVKPLIAAVEGYALAGGTELALATDLIVASKDSAFGIPEVKRGLVAGGGGLLRLPQRIPSAIAMELALTGENLSAERAHALGMVNVLAEPGGALDAAIDLAERIAANGPLAVAATKRIIVESRGWSPEDMFAEQNKLLAPVFSSNDAKEGAIAFAEKRPPKWTGT